Within Colias croceus chromosome 10, ilColCroc2.1, the genomic segment tcaaattaaataaagaatgcataaataaatgtcAGTATGCATTATGCGCAGTGGACCAAAAGTGACGCTATGTCTTGTTACTTTATCATGAAAACCCTTGATAAGTGATTATAATTTGAAGTTATAAGTTTTCCGATGATAAAATGTGggtgaattttaaatttgatgacATACTTACAGCTTGACCTAATAAAAATCgagataaaatttataaagatagTCAATCATACCTTGGCGCGTTATGTGATTTAGCCGGTGACGGTATAGAGGGCGCCTGTGGTCGAACGGGCGATGACACGGGCCGAGGAATCTTCGAGCGCACAGCAGCTGGCGATGTCTCACCTgagatatattatgtgttatttttataaagttcaCTTTTATATAGGATATGTATACGGAAATATAGCATACAACCTTATGTTTATAGATAAATCCGTAACAAGAAGGATGCTTAATTATAAGTAGCCTACAATCCATATGGGTAGAACAcactacttaaaaataatgctaagattttataataaactagttCGAAGAATATCAGACAACATATAAAAAGTCATTTATCAATATTCGTGTAAGTATAAAGGTTTATCTACCGTTCATGTTTATGTTAAAACAAAAGACAGTTCAGTTCATGACATCGCATGACTTACATAATGCAATAAGTATACAAAGTATAACCATTTTCATCGAAAATATAATGTGGACGACACATTTAGAATGCAGCTCAAATGACTTAGTTtattgagaaaaaaattaaaattgcctTCGTGAACTAGTATTTTTAGTATctatttaaacatattattataattaaattcggTCCAAAGATGTCTGTCCAAACGGAATGCACTAAAGTGAAGAAGCGCATGTATTgctatttaaaatcataagtaaatatttaacaaaaacatgTGGTAGATCCACTTGAAGATTAAGATAACCTTGAAATTCCATTTTAGCCTACAGATGAGCGATTACTCAGATAAACAGAGACACTTAATACGAATATAATCATtatactcagcgtatgcaagtCAATTTTCTGTTTCagttcaaatttcaaatagtAGATGGTAGacacataataaaaatgcCATTAAGAACAAATATAGATCAGATACGACAGAAgcaatattgtatattttttacgaGAATCACCTACGCTTTATTTGAAAATGTGTATCGTTTCGTGCCAATAGGATATGACGCGAGTTAACAAACACTTTTACAATGTATGTGAAGCAACAAGAGTTAACCCTCGTTACGTTAAAACATCTTTTTGTTCTTAACTATTCGGTGCCGGTGTAACTGGGTCGTCTATTCTGAGTCAGTCCATTTAATCCTTTAAACTCTTGAGAAAGAATCACGTAACTACTTTTATTAAGCCGAAAAGTAATATCATGATCCACATTAAATTCTTTACGAGCTGTAAGGTGTTAGTCTAACAGTATAGCGTTATTGCGGAAGTTCTAAATTTGGCGCATTACCAATACGGCATAACCGTGACTATTGTTGTTAGATCCggggtttttattatttaatttatggaGAAAAGGATGTACGCGAACATATTACAAAGTAAGCACCACATTAGACAAACAATAGAAGAGACACACATAGATGCAACGTTCTCAGTGTATCTAATACCCGGTAACttatcttaaataaataatattaacccaATATTACGAGCAGTATCAAACGGCAACGATTACCAGATAACGAGGCCTTTCCCTCTGGCCCGTATctatcaatgcattcgatgtTTCGATAACACATTAATAAACGTTCAATGTATCTTTgacttgtatttattattgatcgcttgttaaatacaattttataccaCGCTGAATATTAATATCACGGGCTATTattgaaaccaaaaaaagaaaaacatcaTCATGTacttatcatttttaaactacataaaataatagagATCCTAAAGGGAAAATTTTGAAGGGGTTTTGTATGTGGTTTTCTGACTTACCGGTAGGTGTAACAGGGCTCTCAGCGGTGCTCAACATCTCCCATTTGAGCTGAAGTTTTCTGAACTTGCCACCGGAGTTATTGCTGCCGTTGCCAGTGTTGTTGCTTCCAGAGCTGTTCGCTGAGCTTGGTCTCCATTGCTCTTCACCACTCGTATCAAGCTGTTTGTATAATATAGAGATGATGAACTGGTTTCCATTTTTACTATTAGTGAATATGGATTGACTAGTAATTTCCAAAGATCTATTACGTATTGGatagaaatgtataaaactatagTATTATCTATCTATAGAACAGTCAGTACATTTAACTATTCTGGGATTATATCAGATTCAGGAAATTGTACTCCATCTAACGGTTGCTAGAATACTCATAAAACATGCGATGCAcctataactatattctaGACACAAATATTACTTCGGTGGAATGTAAATATGTTTCGTGTACACAAAATGGTTGCTCGGTTTTAGTCATATTTATGAGTAAGCACAACATTCTCTGACTGTATATAAACCACAAACTATGAAAATCAAATAACgtcatttcattattattacaggGTATCAGTAACAAgagataataaaaacaattgtttCTATGCACACtcaataatcaaaataaaaaggtaCCGTAAAAAGCAACTATAGTAAATTTAGTGGCACAAAGCTGAAAGCGTGgttaattactaaaataaaatgaacaaaatgAACGATCTACACAAATAAGCGTTCCGAGCTCACACAAAGGTTCCCTCCAATTTACCTTCGTCTCATTGGCGGCCGTTTTAGAGGAGGGTTTGTTATTCTCTAGGCTATCTGTGTAATCGTCACTATCGTCAAATACTAATCGGTCGAAGGCTTGCATCAACTTGGAGCCCAATTGCACTCCCGACCATCGCCTATTGTTCTCTAAATCTATTCTGCTATTATTTGGACACATATCGTATCCGAGAGGTGTTGGATTAACACATGATCGAGGTCTGTTTTTTTCGATGGTAGTTTTAAGATTGGCCGTGTCGTTCAAGAGGTCAGGAGTCGACGGTTCTTTGTTCCGCATTATAACACTCGCTTGGGAGTCATCGCTGATGCCGCTAGACTGCATCGAGCGAACCAATTTCAGCAAGTTCCGCTGGTTCAGGGTTAGTTGCGGGGTGTTAATCGCACTGGGCTGTTAAATACACCAAAGTTCTTTTAATCATGCAACATGCTATCCATCGTTAGTTCGAATGTAAATAGGGACGTCCTCGGTAGATACGCTGACATCGATCGTTCGATTATGcctttatttgcattttatgaAAGCTGTGCACGAAAGTAAACGCTATACGTATCTTAAATCGCGGTGAGTTGTGATTTGAAAGCacatgcaataaataaaatgcaaataaagCGATGTCGGCTTTGATTTCTGGCGGCACTTCGTATGTATCAATGTACAATGATTTTATGATGAGAATACTTACCAACTAAAGTTAAATAGATAGGTATAACTAGCATTTAGAAGGTAGCATTAAACGTAAAACTTACCCGGCTAGCAGCTCTCATGTCGCTTTCGATTCTTTTGAAGCTTCTGTGTAATTCTCGCATTTCAAACATGAGGTCCAGAGAGAAGGGTAGCAGACGTAAGGGCTCGAGACTGGCCAATAACGTATCGAGTAGAGCTCTACAGCGCGGTTCGCCGACACAGCCGGCAAGTACGAGAGAATCAGGATCATAATGTTTAGCCAATATTGATTCCCGAGTTCTCACATACGATACCCACGCATCCACGGACTGCGCACTATAaaggtaaaattatatttcgaAACCATCTTAAATGAAAACTAGATTGATTTTAATTCGTGTGTTTACTGCAAAATTCACTAACataagaaaaaacatttacttaCTTTAATAGACCTAAAATGAATGCGTTAAATTTGACCAATCCTTCTGTTACTGCATCCTCGCTGTTTATTCTCAGAACTAATTCATTCAGTGATTTTGTTATTGGGCCTGAAAATAAAGTGTAATTAGTTTTCAATCCCATAAACTGTATAGAAATGTAAATgcaattatttgtatatttaccTTGTCTCGCTGTTGATTCTACCATTTGCCAAACTGAATTATTGACGGCACCGAATGAGGTTTCAATGTTTTCCTTTAAACCGTCCCTAAATATAGCATAAAGGGCTGGACATAGCGCATTCAAGGCAATTTTGGCGCAAGCGGGCGATTGTTTCGAGTCGCCCAAGAATGCTAATTCAGCTTGGTCCGTGGCGGTTGAGAAATGTTGAATTAACATCTCTACAGCATCCGTAACATTTGAGACTAAAgctaaaattattgaattaagaTCAATTATAATATCCAATTATATTTCCCTTAAATTGAAaagtaaaagtttataaaattctcAATTGACTTCTTTTGgtgtacaatattatgttaatttaaaaacacaacAATTAAACGAACCTCGTTTCTGTGACACGTCGATCATATCGTATTTAACCCTTCCCTCGTGTCGCGTGGGACTGCCAAACTCATCAGGACTTACTTCAGCCTCTTCACAAATTGGTATTTCGGCTAAGTTCTTCCCCTAAAATGCAATGTTTATTTCgatttgattataaaatttaattatttcaataatgttaataaagaTGTTGAGGGTTATGGTTCATGGCACAATGCAATAAATGGAATTAAGTGGGGTGAACCAAGATGAGAATGCaaagtaaagtaaaatatttgcaAAGAATAATACATTCTAATGAGAACTGCAAAAGAATACAAAGTGACGAAATACGAGTGatgcatacaaaataaaaataaaaaggaacAAAAGTACTTACAGAACATAGCAGGAATTCGTGCAGATAGGATGGAAAAGCGATGGGACTTTACCTGATAATGTCTTTGTGCTACCACGGCTGAAATGTTAGGCGAATTAGGCGGAGTAGCGAGGCTAACTACCTTGAGGTCTTCCACTGCCTTCGATTGGCCAGTTGGAACATCAATCTTGCCTTCAGATTTTTGTGCAAAACTCACTGACTTCTTGCTGTTACAACTGCTCGCGCTAGAATCTGTGGATCGCTGGTTCTCCTCTTGAGAACGCTTCATTTGGAGGAACTTGGTAACCTGACTCCTTACCTTTTGTACTTGATTTTGATCCCATTCATCCATATTTTGACAGTTAAAACCACTTTGCTTCAAAAATTCTTCAAGTTGTTGTAAATCGGCACTGCTGATTAATGCGCCGGGCGGTGGAAACTCTATGTATTCTAATTTCTTAGTTCTCGGTTTGGGCATCGGTGGTGTATGTGGCCGGTGGAACTTAAGTTCGTTTGATTTTCCTGATTCCAAACTGCTTTCTGTTCCCACACCTTCATCGTGATAGTACTCATTGTAATCTATGTCCTTTTCAGCGGCATCCAAAAATTGTTGTGACAATCTCTTAGCAgctaaatcattgtttttacggtaatcaatattttgattttgcaGATAATAAGGTTCTTGCAATGAtcttctttttgttttattttctactgCAGCGTTAGCGCAAACTATAGGATCTTGTATTAGATCATCCATTTCAAACATGCTGTAACGTTTTGCACTAGATTTTCTGGTTTTATCTATGGACTTTCTTAATATACTTTTTGGTAACGGTGGTCTTGGCGGCACTGATTCTCCTTGTTTTGCCAAGCGATTCTGTTCAGCTAATGACAGTGATCGTCTTGGTATAGAAGGGTTTATCCTTTGACCATCATTGTGGAGACCGCTGGCTTCAGAACTTGTTGCACTATCGTAGCGGTATACAAAAAGAGGATTGAAAGCCCCCGTTGGAGCGGGGCTATTTTGTGCTGAAGAATCAGTAAGCATTGTTGATGACCCACGGTAGCCTGAAGATGGTTGAGTCGCAGTACTTGAACTTGAGGACACAGCTGTTGTATTTGTACCCAAGTTATTACAATCGCAACTCGTTGGCCTATTTCTCTGCCTTAAAGAAGCTGGAGTATTGCAGTATTTGTCTGTACACTTCGATgtgttttctttttctttaatatgtTGCATTAGTTCTGGAACTTCTGATAGCAGTTGCCGACATTCTAAAGGCAATAAGAAGTTCAAAGAATCCCAATCTTTTATATGTCCTAGACCTTTCTTTTTCAACATTTCTACATCGTTACAAGAGAATGGTCGCTTTCCCTTGATTTGAGTTCGACCTCTTTTACTCTCGCTAGACTTTGGTGAAACATTGACTTTTACAGGATTAAGGTAAATATTTGGTCTACCATTCAAAAAGCTTATATCTGGAAGTGTATAGTTAGGATAAAGGACAAATACCGGTTTTTCGCAATCACCTTCTTTCAGTTTCTCTAAAAAGGAAGCTTCAACTACTTTAAATAATTCCCGATCTTGTGGGACACTGGCTTGTAAGTTTGACGTTTGCATACTTTTATCTTGGGTGCTACTTTCGAAATGAGTCGACGTCGCTTTCGTATCACAAGGTTCCCGATGTAAAGCTCTATtcatttttgtaatttgaGTACCATCAGATTCCGAGCAACTTGAAATACTAACGCTAGTGGCGGATGAATGTGACGAGCATGATTTTCTATTACTTCTTACTTTAGACGGACTTCCTATAAGATTTGTGTTAGTTCGTCGAATACGAGGCTTATTCACTATGGCATAAAGATTACTTTCACTATCACTCAACTTTGTTCCATCGGATTCTTCCTCTTCTATTAAAACTTCATCGTATACTCTATTAAATGGATTTACAGATCGAATCTCCTCATAAAATAAGGAAGACGTTTCTTCAGTAGCTTCACTCGGTAGTTCGGCTTGAGGTCGATTAACAGAAATTGTTTTAGAATCATCAGGTTTGTTTTCGCCCAACGACTCACCGCTTTCGCCCCCTGATGAAGGCCAGCATTCTGATCTATCTAACTGATCCATTGTTACAATACCTTCATTACTATTacttttttgtttcataaaaagCTTAACTAAATTGAAAGattgttgttttgtttgacTTTTGTCAGTAGAAGTTTGATTGTCAGTGGACGATGTACTCATAGGTTCTGAATGCTGACTTCCTTGTGAGCGATTTTGAGAAACGTCGTAAACTTTCATACATGTTGGGGTACCATTTAGCCTTTGGTTTGAGGTGAAGGAGTCGACCTAAAAATTAGATGGCAGTTAGTAAACACAAGAAGTCGATAACGTGTTGCTACAATTAATGTTTCATTAGCACATTTGCTAACACTTACCGTTGAATTGCTTAATGCTGCCGAATTTATTGAACTACTCATAAGCTTTTTTCGGTATAAATTCGGTAGGCTCTGactttttattacagaattattcatttcatttgtAACATCGGTCGATTCGtttgaattttcattattGTTACCGGATGGATGcctaaaatattgaaaaaaacattatagCAATAATTAGGAAGATCATTAAACCTAGGTTTAAAATTATGCCATATGCCTGTGTGACACTTACCTTTGTA encodes:
- the LOC123695089 gene encoding uncharacterized protein LOC123695089 isoform X8, whose translation is MGVTEFDWDSCNGGYYSGEESVGSINTMSICKSELLFSPVKEGAHGVHFSVDSLDCELPTEQDLILTCQANKDNYTIAFEGSLTIYSEDSECAEPAVNQNHDKLDKDDINIILDSDERTRRNLELLERCKKLTHKLTTSMARSDLGLTTWSKLKKQTSHLPLQRHPSGNNNENSNESTDVTNEMNNSVIKSQSLPNLYRKKLMSSSINSAALSNSTVDSFTSNQRLNGTPTCMKVYDVSQNRSQGSQHSEPMSTSSTDNQTSTDKSQTKQQSFNLVKLFMKQKSNSNEGIVTMDQLDRSECWPSSGGESGESLGENKPDDSKTISVNRPQAELPSEATEETSSLFYEEIRSVNPFNRVYDEVLIEEEESDGTKLSDSESNLYAIVNKPRIRRTNTNLIGSPSKVRSNRKSCSSHSSATSVSISSCSESDGTQITKMNRALHREPCDTKATSTHFESSTQDKSMQTSNLQASVPQDRELFKVVEASFLEKLKEGDCEKPVFVLYPNYTLPDISFLNGRPNIYLNPVKVNVSPKSSESKRGRTQIKGKRPFSCNDVEMLKKKGLGHIKDWDSLNFLLPLECRQLLSEVPELMQHIKEKENTSKCTDKYCNTPASLRQRNRPTSCDCNNLGTNTTAVSSSSSTATQPSSGYRGSSTMLTDSSAQNSPAPTGAFNPLFVYRYDSATSSEASGLHNDGQRINPSIPRRSLSLAEQNRLAKQGESVPPRPPLPKSILRKSIDKTRKSSAKRYSMFEMDDLIQDPIVCANAAVENKTKRRSLQEPYYLQNQNIDYRKNNDLAAKRLSQQFLDAAEKDIDYNEYYHDEGVGTESSLESGKSNELKFHRPHTPPMPKPRTKKLEYIEFPPPGALISSADLQQLEEFLKQSGFNCQNMDEWDQNQVQKGKNLAEIPICEEAEVSPDEFGSPTRHEGRVKYDMIDVSQKRALVSNVTDAVEMLIQHFSTATDQAELAFLGDSKQSPACAKIALNALCPALYAIFRDGLKENIETSFGAVNNSVWQMVESTARQGPITKSLNELVLRINSEDAVTEGLVKFNAFILGLLNAQSVDAWVSYVRTRESILAKHYDPDSLVLAGCVGEPRCRALLDTLLASLEPLRLLPFSLDLMFEMRELHRSFKRIESDMRAASRPSAINTPQLTLNQRNLLKLVRSMQSSGISDDSQASVIMRNKEPSTPDLLNDTANLKTTIEKNRPRSCVNPTPLGYDMCPNNSRIDLENNRRWSGVQLGSKLMQAFDRLVFDDSDDYTDSLENNKPSSKTAANETKLDTSGEEQWRPSSANSSGSNNTGNGSNNSGGKFRKLQLKWEMLSTAESPVTPTGETSPAAVRSKIPRPVSSPVRPQAPSIPSPAKSHNAPRGIPVAVRKGASPTSTSRPQTAQRNTANKKPPQPANRIIHEKPTRKSLDKNGNLNLAENKNLSNLRKAPTSRVDQAGGAAGLAPRPASLPYGRAAPPPAPRRAASSSATRHTQKHKYVRTLWHRLPSDSGHLAFNEGEKLRLILEVDEQYLLCCRGDQKGLVPRDAVMDDF
- the LOC123695089 gene encoding uncharacterized protein LOC123695089 isoform X3, giving the protein MRIKAHTDFRPNGPPPRLGLKAASPGVDEDCNSNPSLAGSQHSTHDDLDAHCDNSGYLWFLDYNPIFRDGSCHHTSVLSSVSASYKGIGDLTSRFEFTSRYNDIARDLDANLAEADIESFKTEDIHALLMTANLPHDDRVNDSNPHGEMFASISSSMMEKFRFDSSMSNNSSFQGEESVGSINTMSICKSELLFSPVKEGAHGVHFSVDSLDCELPTEQDLILTCQANKDNYTIAFEGSLTIYSEDSECAEPAVNQNHDKLDKDDINIILDSDERTRRNLELLERCKKLTHKLTTSMARSDLGLTTWSKLKKQTSHLPLQRHPSGNNNENSNESTDVTNEMNNSVIKSQSLPNLYRKKLMSSSINSAALSNSTVDSFTSNQRLNGTPTCMKVYDVSQNRSQGSQHSEPMSTSSTDNQTSTDKSQTKQQSFNLVKLFMKQKSNSNEGIVTMDQLDRSECWPSSGGESGESLGENKPDDSKTISVNRPQAELPSEATEETSSLFYEEIRSVNPFNRVYDEVLIEEEESDGTKLSDSESNLYAIVNKPRIRRTNTNLIGSPSKVRSNRKSCSSHSSATSVSISSCSESDGTQITKMNRALHREPCDTKATSTHFESSTQDKSMQTSNLQASVPQDRELFKVVEASFLEKLKEGDCEKPVFVLYPNYTLPDISFLNGRPNIYLNPVKVNVSPKSSESKRGRTQIKGKRPFSCNDVEMLKKKGLGHIKDWDSLNFLLPLECRQLLSEVPELMQHIKEKENTSKCTDKYCNTPASLRQRNRPTSCDCNNLGTNTTAVSSSSSTATQPSSGYRGSSTMLTDSSAQNSPAPTGAFNPLFVYRYDSATSSEASGLHNDGQRINPSIPRRSLSLAEQNRLAKQGESVPPRPPLPKSILRKSIDKTRKSSAKRYSMFEMDDLIQDPIVCANAAVENKTKRRSLQEPYYLQNQNIDYRKNNDLAAKRLSQQFLDAAEKDIDYNEYYHDEGVGTESSLESGKSNELKFHRPHTPPMPKPRTKKLEYIEFPPPGALISSADLQQLEEFLKQSGFNCQNMDEWDQNQVQKGKNLAEIPICEEAEVSPDEFGSPTRHEGRVKYDMIDVSQKRALVSNVTDAVEMLIQHFSTATDQAELAFLGDSKQSPACAKIALNALCPALYAIFRDGLKENIETSFGAVNNSVWQMVESTARQGPITKSLNELVLRINSEDAVTEGLVKFNAFILGLLNAQSVDAWVSYVRTRESILAKHYDPDSLVLAGCVGEPRCRALLDTLLASLEPLRLLPFSLDLMFEMRELHRSFKRIESDMRAASRPSAINTPQLTLNQRNLLKLVRSMQSSGISDDSQASVIMRNKEPSTPDLLNDTANLKTTIEKNRPRSCVNPTPLGYDMCPNNSRIDLENNRRWSGVQLGSKLMQAFDRLVFDDSDDYTDSLENNKPSSKTAANETKLDTSGEEQWRPSSANSSGSNNTGNGSNNSGGKFRKLQLKWEMLSTAESPVTPTGETSPAAVRSKIPRPVSSPVRPQAPSIPSPAKSHNAPRGIPVAVRKGASPTSTSRPQTAQRNTANKKPPQPANRIIHEKPTRKSLDKNGNLNLAENKNLSNLRKAPTSRVDQAGGAAGLAPRPASLPYGRAAPPPAPRRAASSSATRHTQKHKYVRTLWHRLPSDSGHLAFNEGEKLRLILEVDEQYLLCCRGDQKGLVPRDAVMDDF
- the LOC123695089 gene encoding uncharacterized protein LOC123695089 isoform X7, which gives rise to MIALVLCVFAKIVGFVINDNSEKCVQLTEYATIQERKREQKRPPPRLGLKAASPGVDEDCNSNPSLAGSQHSTHDDLDAHCDNSGYLWFLDYNPIFRDGSCHHTSVLSSVSASYKGIGDLTSRFEFTSRYNDIARDLDANLAEADIESFKTEDIHALLMTANLPHDDRVNDSNPHGEMFASISSSMMEKFRFDSSMSNNSSFQGEESVGSINTMSICKSELLFSPVKEGAHGVHFSVDSLDCELPTEQDLILTCQANKDNYTIAFEGSLTIYSEDSECAEPAVNQNHDKLDKDDINIILDSDERTRRNLELLERCKKLTHKLTTSMARSDLGLTTWSKLKKQTSHLPLQRHPSGNNNENSNESTDVTNEMNNSVIKSQSLPNLYRKKLMSSSINSAALSNSTVDSFTSNQRLNGTPTCMKVYDVSQNRSQGSQHSEPMSTSSTDNQTSTDKSQTKQQSFNLVKLFMKQKSNSNEGIVTMDQLDRSECWPSSGGESGESLGENKPDDSKTISVNRPQAELPSEATEETSSLFYEEIRSVNPFNRVYDEVLIEEEESDGTKLSDSESNLYAIVNKPRIRRTNTNLIGSPSKVRSNRKSCSSHSSATSVSISSCSESDGTQITKMNRALHREPCDTKATSTHFESSTQDKSMQTSNLQASVPQDRELFKVVEASFLEKLKEGDCEKPVFVLYPNYTLPDISFLNGRPNIYLNPVKVNVSPKSSESKRGRTQIKGKRPFSCNDVEMLKKKGLGHIKDWDSLNFLLPLECRQLLSEVPELMQHIKEKENTSKCTDKYCNTPASLRQRNRPTSCDCNNLGTNTTAVSSSSSTATQPSSGYRGSSTMLTDSSAQNSPAPTGAFNPLFVYRYDSATSSEASGLHNDGQRINPSIPRRSLSLAEQNRLAKQGESVPPRPPLPKSILRKSIDKTRKSSAKRYSMFEMDDLIQDPIVCANAAVENKTKRRSLQEPYYLQNQNIDYRKNNDLAAKRLSQQFLDAAEKDIDYNEYYHDEGVGTESSLESGKSNELKFHRPHTPPMPKPRTKKLEYIEFPPPGALISSADLQQLEEFLKQSGFNCQNMDEWDQNQVQKGKNLAEIPICEEAEVSPDEFGSPTRHEGRVKYDMIDVSQKRALVSNVTDAVEMLIQHFSTATDQAELAFLGDSKQSPACAKIALNALCPALYAIFRDGLKENIETSFGAVNNSVWQMVESTARQGPITKSLNELVLRINSEDAVTEGLVKFNAFILGLLNAQSVDAWVSYVRTRESILAKHYDPDSLVLAGCVGEPRCRALLDTLLASLEPLRLLPFSLDLMFEMRELHRSFKRIESDMRAASRLDTSGEEQWRPSSANSSGSNNTGNGSNNSGGKFRKLQLKWEMLSTAESPVTPTGETSPAAVRSKIPRPVSSPVRPQAPSIPSPAKSHNAPRGIPVAVRKGASPTSTSRPQTAQRNTANKKPPQPANRIIHEKPTRKSLDKNGNLNLAENKNLSNLRKAPTSRVDQAGGAAGLAPRPASLPYGRAAPPPAPRRAASSSATRHTQKHKYVRTLWHRLPSDSGHLAFNEGEKLRLILEVDEQYLLCCRGDQKGLVPRDAVMDDF
- the LOC123695089 gene encoding uncharacterized protein LOC123695089 isoform X1; the protein is MIALVLCVFAKIVGFVINDNSEKCVQLTEYATIQERKREQKRPPPRLGLKAASPGVDEDCNSNPSLAGSQHSTHDDLDAHCDNSGYLWFLDYNPIFRDGSCHHTSVLSSVSASYKGIGDLTSRFEFTSRYNDIARDLDANLAEADIESFKTEDIHALLMTANLPHDDRVNDSNPHGEMFASISSSMMEKFRFDSSMSNNSSFQGEESVGSINTMSICKSELLFSPVKEGAHGVHFSVDSLDCELPTEQDLILTCQANKDNYTIAFEGSLTIYSEDSECAEPAVNQNHDKLDKDDINIILDSDERTRRNLELLERCKKLTHKLTTSMARSDLGLTTWSKLKKQTSHLPLQRHPSGNNNENSNESTDVTNEMNNSVIKSQSLPNLYRKKLMSSSINSAALSNSTVDSFTSNQRLNGTPTCMKVYDVSQNRSQGSQHSEPMSTSSTDNQTSTDKSQTKQQSFNLVKLFMKQKSNSNEGIVTMDQLDRSECWPSSGGESGESLGENKPDDSKTISVNRPQAELPSEATEETSSLFYEEIRSVNPFNRVYDEVLIEEEESDGTKLSDSESNLYAIVNKPRIRRTNTNLIGSPSKVRSNRKSCSSHSSATSVSISSCSESDGTQITKMNRALHREPCDTKATSTHFESSTQDKSMQTSNLQASVPQDRELFKVVEASFLEKLKEGDCEKPVFVLYPNYTLPDISFLNGRPNIYLNPVKVNVSPKSSESKRGRTQIKGKRPFSCNDVEMLKKKGLGHIKDWDSLNFLLPLECRQLLSEVPELMQHIKEKENTSKCTDKYCNTPASLRQRNRPTSCDCNNLGTNTTAVSSSSSTATQPSSGYRGSSTMLTDSSAQNSPAPTGAFNPLFVYRYDSATSSEASGLHNDGQRINPSIPRRSLSLAEQNRLAKQGESVPPRPPLPKSILRKSIDKTRKSSAKRYSMFEMDDLIQDPIVCANAAVENKTKRRSLQEPYYLQNQNIDYRKNNDLAAKRLSQQFLDAAEKDIDYNEYYHDEGVGTESSLESGKSNELKFHRPHTPPMPKPRTKKLEYIEFPPPGALISSADLQQLEEFLKQSGFNCQNMDEWDQNQVQKGKNLAEIPICEEAEVSPDEFGSPTRHEGRVKYDMIDVSQKRALVSNVTDAVEMLIQHFSTATDQAELAFLGDSKQSPACAKIALNALCPALYAIFRDGLKENIETSFGAVNNSVWQMVESTARQGPITKSLNELVLRINSEDAVTEGLVKFNAFILGLLNAQSVDAWVSYVRTRESILAKHYDPDSLVLAGCVGEPRCRALLDTLLASLEPLRLLPFSLDLMFEMRELHRSFKRIESDMRAASRPSAINTPQLTLNQRNLLKLVRSMQSSGISDDSQASVIMRNKEPSTPDLLNDTANLKTTIEKNRPRSCVNPTPLGYDMCPNNSRIDLENNRRWSGVQLGSKLMQAFDRLVFDDSDDYTDSLENNKPSSKTAANETKLDTSGEEQWRPSSANSSGSNNTGNGSNNSGGKFRKLQLKWEMLSTAESPVTPTGETSPAAVRSKIPRPVSSPVRPQAPSIPSPAKSHNAPRGIPVAVRKGASPTSTSRPQTAQRNTANKKPPQPANRIIHEKPTRKSLDKNGNLNLAENKNLSNLRKAPTSRVDQAGGAAGLAPRPASLPYGRAAPPPAPRRAASSSATRHTQKHKYVRTLWHRLPSDSGHLAFNEGEKLRLILEVDEQYLLCCRGDQKGLVPRDAVMDDF